One Bdellovibrio bacteriovorus str. Tiberius DNA segment encodes these proteins:
- a CDS encoding KH domain-containing protein, whose amino-acid sequence MDQVRERIAGLLQDVVKEMTNGADGVQVSFVSGDRTTVYHINIPQEHRGKLIGAQGKNITSLRNILAAMAGSNGFRAIIELVV is encoded by the coding sequence ATGGATCAGGTACGGGAACGCATCGCAGGCTTGTTGCAGGATGTGGTGAAAGAGATGACAAACGGTGCAGACGGCGTTCAAGTCAGCTTCGTTTCTGGTGATCGCACCACCGTATATCACATTAATATCCCGCAGGAACATCGCGGGAAGCTGATCGGAGCGCAAGGCAAGAACATCACTTCTTTGCGCAACATTCTGGCGGCAATGGCGGGAAGTAACGGCTTCCGTGCGATCATTGAGCTGGTGGTTTAG
- the proS gene encoding proline--tRNA ligase, producing MADTAITPTRSQNYPEWYQQVIVAADMAENSPVRGCMVIKPWGYAVWENMQGVLDRMFKDTGHVNAYFPLLIPLSFLEKEAAHVEGFAKECAVVTHHRLKGDGNGKLIPDGELEEPLIIRPTSETIIGHQFAKWVKSYRDLPILVNQWCNVMRWEMRTRMFLRTAEFLWQEGHTVHATAKEAQEETLQMLNVYSDFAEQYMAMPVIKGMKTPDERFPGAVDTYTIEALMQDKKALQAGTSHFLGQNFAKASEIKYLSAEGKEEFAWTTSWGVSTRLIGGLIMTHSDDNGFVVPPRLAPLHVVIIPIYRNDEERAQVLDYVKALEKDLKSQNYVGSSVRVKIDDRDMRGGEKAWQYIKQGVPVRVEVGPRDMAKGEVFVGRRDRGPKEKSSMERNAFVANITNLLQEMQDGLFERAKQMRDESIKTITNLQDFEKYFSGGENTAPGFAKVPWCEAGMGHELLGQLKVTPRCMPLDQEPVQGNCIFSGKPATKWVLFAKSY from the coding sequence ATGGCAGATACAGCAATTACCCCGACACGTTCTCAAAACTATCCAGAGTGGTACCAGCAGGTGATCGTTGCCGCTGATATGGCGGAAAATTCTCCGGTGCGCGGTTGCATGGTGATCAAACCCTGGGGCTATGCCGTTTGGGAAAACATGCAGGGTGTTTTGGACCGCATGTTCAAAGACACGGGCCACGTGAATGCCTATTTTCCTCTTTTGATTCCACTGAGCTTCCTGGAAAAAGAAGCGGCTCACGTGGAAGGCTTTGCGAAAGAGTGCGCGGTTGTGACTCATCACCGTTTGAAAGGTGATGGCAACGGCAAACTGATCCCGGATGGCGAACTGGAAGAGCCATTGATCATCCGTCCAACCAGCGAAACGATCATCGGTCACCAGTTTGCAAAATGGGTGAAATCTTACCGTGACCTGCCGATTCTGGTGAATCAATGGTGTAACGTGATGAGATGGGAAATGCGCACGCGCATGTTCCTGAGAACGGCAGAATTCCTGTGGCAGGAAGGTCATACCGTTCATGCGACGGCTAAAGAAGCTCAGGAAGAAACTTTGCAGATGCTGAATGTCTATTCTGACTTTGCAGAACAATACATGGCGATGCCAGTGATCAAGGGCATGAAAACTCCGGATGAAAGATTCCCGGGTGCCGTGGACACTTACACGATCGAAGCACTGATGCAGGATAAAAAAGCCCTGCAGGCGGGCACGTCCCACTTCCTGGGTCAGAACTTCGCCAAGGCTTCCGAGATCAAATATCTAAGCGCGGAAGGCAAGGAAGAGTTCGCATGGACCACTTCCTGGGGTGTTTCGACCCGTTTGATCGGTGGTCTGATCATGACCCACAGTGATGACAACGGGTTCGTGGTTCCACCAAGACTGGCTCCGTTGCATGTGGTGATCATTCCGATCTATCGCAACGACGAAGAGCGTGCTCAGGTTCTGGACTATGTAAAAGCTTTGGAAAAAGACCTTAAGTCCCAGAACTATGTGGGTTCTTCCGTGCGTGTGAAGATCGATGATCGTGACATGCGTGGTGGTGAAAAAGCATGGCAGTACATCAAACAAGGTGTTCCTGTGCGTGTTGAGGTGGGTCCTCGTGACATGGCAAAAGGTGAAGTCTTTGTTGGCCGCCGCGACCGTGGTCCGAAAGAGAAATCCTCCATGGAAAGAAACGCATTCGTGGCCAACATCACGAATCTTCTTCAGGAAATGCAGGATGGTCTGTTTGAACGTGCGAAACAAATGCGCGACGAAAGCATCAAGACCATCACGAATCTGCAGGACTTTGAAAAGTATTTCTCTGGTGGTGAAAACACCGCTCCGGGCTTTGCCAAGGTTCCTTGGTGTGAAGCCGGGATGGGGCATGAGCTGCTGGGGCAGTTGAAAGTGACTCCACGTTGTATGCCGCTGGATCAGGAGCCGGTGCAAGGCAACTGTATCTTCTCGGGCAAACCCGCTACAAAATGGGTCCTGTTCGCAAAATCATATTAA
- a CDS encoding sigma-54-dependent transcriptional regulator, translated as MTALNTKILIIDDEAPIRDVLSASLRDEGYQVSLAHDGESGIQAIRDVQPEIVFLDIWMPGKYDGIEVLNLARKEFPHVEFVMISGHGTIETAVKATKLGAWDFIEKPLSMDKILIVISNILSYQQQKEEKALLLNKLRKSIALIGEAPSIVATKQIIARVAPTSSWVLIQGEAGTGKELVAQNIHYMSSRASRPFVEINCGGIPEDLQDSEIFGIEKGAMPGVERAKKGKLDLAFGGTLYIAEIGELNQAAQSKLLKYLDSRTYTRVGGTELIENDVRVIAASSKDLEKEVKDGRFREDLYYRLNVIPFRVPALREHPEDIPVLVSYFSDNVSRESGYPKKAFSEKGVEKMLAYQWPGNVRELKNFIERVYILTPGDFVDVHDLRFAGLIDKDDEKAVEMQDLSTFREARAQFEKDYLLRKIGENSGNISRTAEVIGLERSYLHRKIKAYGIDTKD; from the coding sequence ATGACGGCACTGAACACTAAAATTTTGATTATTGATGACGAAGCACCGATTCGTGATGTGCTTTCCGCATCTTTGCGTGATGAAGGCTATCAGGTTTCTTTGGCTCACGATGGTGAGTCGGGAATTCAGGCGATTCGTGATGTTCAGCCGGAAATCGTGTTTCTGGATATCTGGATGCCGGGCAAGTACGACGGGATCGAAGTTCTGAATCTGGCGCGCAAAGAATTTCCGCACGTTGAATTTGTGATGATTTCTGGTCACGGAACCATCGAAACTGCGGTGAAAGCGACCAAGCTGGGTGCCTGGGACTTTATCGAAAAGCCTCTGTCCATGGACAAGATCCTGATTGTGATCTCCAACATCCTCAGTTACCAGCAGCAGAAGGAAGAAAAAGCGCTTCTGTTGAACAAGCTTCGTAAATCCATCGCTTTGATTGGCGAGGCACCAAGCATCGTCGCGACGAAACAAATCATCGCGCGTGTGGCACCGACCAGTTCCTGGGTTCTGATCCAGGGTGAAGCGGGTACGGGTAAAGAGCTTGTGGCCCAGAATATCCATTACATGAGCTCCCGCGCCAGCCGACCGTTTGTTGAAATCAACTGCGGTGGCATCCCCGAGGACCTTCAGGATTCAGAAATTTTCGGAATCGAAAAAGGCGCCATGCCGGGTGTGGAGCGCGCGAAAAAAGGCAAACTGGATCTGGCTTTTGGAGGCACGCTTTACATTGCTGAGATCGGCGAGCTGAATCAGGCGGCGCAATCCAAGCTGTTGAAGTATCTCGACAGTCGTACCTATACAAGAGTTGGTGGTACGGAATTGATCGAAAATGATGTTCGTGTGATCGCAGCCTCCTCGAAGGATCTTGAAAAAGAAGTGAAGGACGGTCGTTTCCGTGAAGACCTTTACTATCGCTTGAACGTGATTCCTTTCCGCGTGCCTGCTTTAAGAGAGCATCCCGAGGACATCCCGGTGCTTGTTTCCTATTTCTCTGACAACGTTTCCCGCGAAAGCGGTTATCCGAAAAAAGCGTTTTCGGAAAAAGGCGTGGAAAAAATGCTGGCCTATCAGTGGCCGGGCAACGTTCGTGAGCTGAAAAACTTTATTGAGCGTGTTTACATTCTGACTCCGGGCGATTTCGTGGATGTTCACGATCTTCGTTTCGCGGGTCTGATCGACAAAGACGACGAAAAAGCGGTGGAGATGCAGGATCTTTCCACTTTCCGCGAAGCACGGGCTCAGTTTGAAAAAGATTATCTGCTGCGCAAGATTGGCGAAAACAGCGGCAATATTTCGCGCACAGCAGAGGTTATTGGTCTGGAAAGAAGTTACCTTCACCGAAAGATCAAAGCCTACGGAATTGATACGAAAGACTAG